The nucleotide sequence GAACTTCCGGCTGTCACGGAAGTTTCTTATGGTCATTTCAATCGTTCTTGGTTTCCTGCTTTTTGCCATATTCTTCCAAGGCGCGACCAGACCGGTATTCGCGGACAACGTGCTTATGCCCTCGTTTGGCAATGGAAAGGTGAAAGTGCGTATTTATACTGACTATTTCTGTGGCCCTTGTTCAGCACTTGAGCCGAGGCTGGAGAATATGCTTGTCCAGCTGGTAAAGCGCGATACGGCGAATCTTACGTTTATTGACACGCCTATCCATGCTCCAACACCCACCTATGCGAGATACTTCCTGTATATCCTCAATGAAAAATCAGACTTCGATTACGTGCTGCGCATGAGGGCGGCCCTTTTCGAGGCGGCTAAAGCAAATATTACCGACAAAGAAAAGCTTGAACAGTACCTGCACAAAAACCAGGTCCGGTTCAAGCAGTTCGACACAAAAGCGACTTTCACTGCACTCCAGAGATACATTGACGAAGACGGCATCAACAGTACACCCACCGTGGTAATCTATAATGGGCAAAGCAAGAACGTTTACAAGGGGGGGGCGGAGATTATAAAAGGGCTG is from Syntrophorhabdales bacterium and encodes:
- a CDS encoding thioredoxin domain-containing protein; its protein translation is MKEPTRGRYIANLILPLVGIGIIFYYSICGQSCAYLKGGIFGFNLTYVGLVFAGILFVAALLKWETIQLLLLSAAVGTEGYLVAFQVRQGVYCPYCLLFGGVLLALFVMNFRLSRKFLMVISIVLGFLLFAIFFQGATRPVFADNVLMPSFGNGKVKVRIYTDYFCGPCSALEPRLENMLVQLVKRDTANLTFIDTPIHAPTPTYARYFLYILNEKSDFDYVLRMRAALFEAAKANITDKEKLEQYLHKNQVRFKQFDTKATFTALQRYIDEDGINSTPTVVIYNGQSKNVYKGGAEIIKGLEQLK